One region of Oryzias latipes chromosome 6, ASM223467v1 genomic DNA includes:
- the tmem170a gene encoding transmembrane protein 170A: MAERYSDIGFVQQILGLNLVPRKNGTPLGNDTSLRDFSEMWYGVFLWAAVSSLIFHLPAALLCLATLRQHKLARFLPIAIILMGVLGPVCGGVLTSAAIAGVYKAAGKTMMSLEALVFGVGQSFCVLVISFLRILATL; encoded by the exons ATGGCGGAGAGGTACAGCGACATCGGCTTCGTCCAGCAAATACTGGGCCTGAACCTGGTACCGAGGAAGAACGGCACGCCGCTGGGGAACGACACGTCTCTGCGGGACTTCTCAG agaTGTGGTACGGCGTGTTTCTGTGGGCAGCGGTCTCCTCCCTGATCTTCCACCTGCCTGCGGCCCTCCTCTGCCTCGCCACCCTCCGCCAGCACAAGCTGGCCCGCTTCCTGCCCATCGCCATTATCCTGATGGGCGTGCTGGGTCCGGTCTGCGGAGGAGTCCTCACCA GTGCCGCCATTGCTGGAGTCTACAAAGCAGCAGGGAAGACCATGATGTCCCTGGAGGCTCTGGTGTTCGGCGTGGGACAGTCGTTCTGCGTCCTCGTCATCTCCTTCCTCAGAATACTGGCCACCCTTTAG
- the LOC101157431 gene encoding cytochrome c oxidase subunit 8B, mitochondrial, whose protein sequence is MVLPAASRLLRTALRFRVAPVANVASKPAKENISGRDQTIAMTTMFITILGPSGWILAHLEDYKKKE, encoded by the exons ATGGTTCTGCCCGCTGCCTCCCGCCTCCTGAGGACCGCGCTAAGGTTCCGCGTGGCTCCGGTGGCCAACGTTGCTTCTAAGCCCGCCAAAGAGAATATCAGTGGGAGG GACCAGACCATCGCCATGACAACCATGTTCATCACCATCCTGGGTCCCTCTGGCTGGATTCTGGCTCACCTGGAGGACTACAAGAAGAAGGAGTAG